Proteins found in one Paenibacillus borealis genomic segment:
- a CDS encoding ABC transporter permease → MSDAVLDKQVKKQKTRNRRVDPEIGVSLSWKTLKIQKQLVLMSVPIAIYLLIFNYVPIWGWLMAFQNYRPALSFGQQEWVGLQQFRFLFADETFLMVLRNTVAMSFINLVLGTVTAIGLALLLNEIKVKFFKRIVQSISYLPHFLSWVIAAGIVATSLSIDDGIVNIVLMKLHIIQEPIMWLSEGKYFWGIVGASNVWKEVGWGTIIYLAAITSIDPSLYEAASIDGAKRFQKMRYVTLPGIKATFVILLIMNIGHILDAGFELQYLLGNGLTVDWSQTIDIFVLKYGISMGNYSLATAAGIFKTIVSVVLVFIANYIAKRLGEERLI, encoded by the coding sequence ATGTCTGATGCCGTACTGGACAAACAGGTCAAGAAACAGAAGACCAGAAATCGCAGAGTCGATCCGGAAATCGGTGTGAGCCTTAGCTGGAAGACGCTCAAAATACAGAAGCAGCTGGTTTTGATGTCTGTGCCGATTGCGATTTATCTGCTTATCTTTAACTACGTTCCTATTTGGGGCTGGCTGATGGCCTTTCAGAACTACCGTCCGGCGCTTTCCTTCGGCCAGCAGGAATGGGTAGGCCTGCAGCAGTTCAGATTTCTGTTTGCAGATGAGACCTTTTTGATGGTACTGCGCAATACGGTTGCCATGAGTTTTATAAACCTTGTACTTGGTACTGTTACGGCAATCGGCCTGGCATTACTGCTAAATGAGATCAAAGTCAAGTTTTTCAAACGTATCGTTCAGTCTATTTCCTATTTGCCGCATTTTTTGTCCTGGGTTATCGCGGCAGGTATCGTTGCCACTTCGCTGTCGATTGATGATGGAATTGTCAATATCGTTCTAATGAAGCTTCACATCATTCAAGAACCGATTATGTGGCTCAGTGAAGGGAAATATTTCTGGGGCATTGTCGGGGCTTCGAATGTGTGGAAAGAGGTAGGCTGGGGCACCATCATTTATCTGGCGGCCATTACCTCGATTGATCCATCTCTGTATGAGGCAGCGTCCATAGACGGCGCCAAGCGTTTTCAGAAAATGCGCTATGTTACGCTCCCGGGGATTAAAGCTACCTTCGTTATTCTATTAATTATGAACATTGGACATATTCTGGATGCCGGCTTTGAGCTTCAATATCTGCTTGGCAACGGTCTTACTGTGGACTGGTCGCAAACCATTGATATCTTTGTATTGAAGTATGGGATCTCTATGGGGAATTATTCTCTGGCTACAGCGGCAGGGATCTTCAAAACCATCGTTAGTGTCGTGCTCGTATTCATCGCAAATTATATCGCAAAACGCCTTGGCGAAGAGCGGTTAATATAG
- a CDS encoding carbohydrate ABC transporter permease: MKAVTKGSSRIEPVVFHTINTIFMLFVVAITLYPFLHTIAVSFNDGSDTLSGGIYFWPRDWTLENYRAVFISGTIYHAAFISVSRTVLSTVLGVFLTTMLAYTLAQSHFVLRKKIGMLFILTMYFNAGLIPNYFLIKELGLLHSFWVYILPSLVSAFNLIIMRTYIRGLPGSLTESAKIDGAGDFRIFWKIIFPLCTPVLATVALFIAVGSWNAWFDTFLYASSDIKLSTLQYEMMKLLGSTMSTNNDPSLLAGNQHNQAQALVTPASIRAAITIVTAVPILFVYPFLQKYFVVGLNLGSVKE, encoded by the coding sequence ATGAAAGCTGTGACGAAAGGTTCAAGCCGCATTGAGCCGGTTGTATTCCATACGATTAACACGATATTTATGCTCTTTGTAGTCGCTATCACGCTGTATCCATTCCTCCACACGATTGCTGTTTCCTTCAATGACGGCAGCGACACGCTTTCCGGCGGAATTTATTTCTGGCCCCGTGACTGGACCTTGGAGAACTACCGGGCTGTCTTTATTTCCGGGACGATCTATCATGCCGCATTCATCTCTGTGTCCCGTACGGTACTTTCAACAGTACTAGGTGTGTTTCTGACCACCATGCTGGCGTATACACTGGCACAGTCGCATTTTGTTTTACGCAAAAAAATCGGCATGCTGTTCATCCTGACCATGTATTTCAATGCCGGCCTGATCCCGAATTATTTCCTGATTAAAGAGCTGGGTCTGCTTCACAGCTTCTGGGTCTATATTCTTCCGAGCCTGGTCAGCGCGTTCAACCTGATTATCATGCGGACGTATATCCGCGGTCTTCCGGGCAGTCTCACGGAGTCGGCGAAGATTGACGGTGCGGGAGATTTCCGGATCTTCTGGAAAATTATCTTCCCGTTGTGTACTCCGGTGCTGGCAACCGTAGCCTTGTTTATCGCCGTTGGCTCGTGGAACGCCTGGTTTGACACCTTCCTCTATGCTTCCTCGGATATCAAGCTGAGCACCCTGCAATATGAAATGATGAAGCTGCTCGGTTCCACCATGAGCACGAACAATGATCCTTCCCTGCTGGCGGGCAATCAGCATAATCAGGCGCAGGCTCTGGTAACACCGGCTTCCATCCGGGCAGCCATCACCATTGTTACCGCAGTGCCGATATTGTTCGTCTACCCTTTCTTGCAGAAGTATTTCGTGGTAGGATTGAACCTGGGAAGTGTTAAAGAATAA
- a CDS encoding response regulator transcription factor, with translation MKIKMVMPMLKVLFADDEPLMLEGLRFLVDWEKLNFEVCGEALDGEDALQLIHSTRPDLVITDVRMPVIDGLDLIGRCSESDFRPKFIIFSGYADFEYAKRALKYGVSNYLTKPLDEKELTEALQIVAEEIYAERKAASRREAVTAFMQADTVSRLLMRENKEEELKNGLEMLGISPGSRLCCVLVQGASPDSLHLQAQVYAMKGKEPFRSITAYSFTAGRQKHGYLLVSPAEGPALDPGMLESWTAEMRTLYSVPVFFSASLEHHGPQFLNTVYHEALAAELCRPDSYSPEATVFYQEQDQGQMAKLPAELRRTLLQSVTEGKTERLSAQLRDVFRIFSAKVASSAWIDAFLANIKADLLREITARGGDSAIWEDKWFPPRYTACCMPLLERQTEEELSEAAEWFAAGDSTREDQAVSAVLDYVREHYQEKLKLQDIAKLLHMNSAYLGQRFKKHYGSSFNEFLHEYRIEEAKKLLRRTDMCISDVSSRVGYTDADLFAAKFKALNGVTPTVYKKS, from the coding sequence ATGAAAATAAAGATGGTGATGCCGATGCTTAAGGTGCTGTTTGCCGATGATGAGCCGCTGATGCTGGAGGGGCTGCGATTCCTGGTAGACTGGGAGAAATTAAACTTTGAAGTGTGCGGTGAAGCCCTCGATGGTGAGGATGCGCTGCAGCTTATTCATAGCACACGTCCTGACTTGGTTATAACCGATGTACGCATGCCGGTAATAGACGGTCTTGATCTTATCGGGAGATGTTCTGAAAGCGATTTCCGGCCAAAATTTATTATCTTTAGCGGCTACGCTGACTTTGAATATGCCAAGAGAGCCCTTAAATATGGCGTATCCAACTATTTGACCAAGCCTTTGGATGAAAAGGAACTGACGGAGGCGCTGCAGATTGTAGCCGAAGAAATCTATGCTGAACGCAAGGCGGCTTCACGGCGGGAGGCGGTTACGGCTTTCATGCAGGCAGATACCGTATCGCGGTTATTGATGCGGGAGAACAAGGAAGAGGAGCTGAAGAATGGGCTGGAAATGCTTGGGATATCCCCCGGCTCACGGCTATGCTGTGTATTGGTTCAGGGTGCCTCACCGGACAGCCTGCATTTGCAGGCCCAGGTCTATGCCATGAAGGGCAAGGAGCCGTTCCGCAGCATAACCGCCTATTCTTTCACAGCCGGAAGGCAGAAGCATGGATATTTGCTGGTCTCTCCGGCGGAAGGGCCGGCGCTTGATCCGGGGATGCTGGAAAGCTGGACCGCTGAAATGAGGACTCTGTATAGCGTTCCAGTCTTTTTCTCGGCAAGTCTTGAGCATCACGGGCCGCAGTTTCTGAACACGGTTTACCATGAAGCGCTGGCGGCAGAGCTGTGCCGTCCGGATTCATACAGCCCCGAAGCTACCGTTTTCTATCAGGAACAGGACCAGGGGCAAATGGCGAAGCTTCCGGCCGAACTGAGGAGAACGCTTCTGCAGTCAGTCACCGAAGGGAAAACGGAACGCTTAAGCGCCCAATTGCGCGATGTTTTTAGAATATTCTCGGCAAAGGTTGCTTCAAGCGCATGGATCGACGCTTTTCTGGCCAATATCAAAGCTGATCTGCTTCGTGAAATCACCGCAAGAGGGGGAGACTCCGCCATATGGGAGGATAAATGGTTTCCGCCCCGGTACACCGCTTGCTGCATGCCGCTGCTGGAACGGCAGACGGAAGAAGAGCTGAGTGAGGCGGCAGAATGGTTCGCCGCTGGTGACAGCACCCGGGAGGATCAAGCCGTGTCAGCGGTGCTGGACTATGTCCGGGAGCATTATCAGGAGAAGCTGAAGCTGCAGGATATTGCTAAGCTTTTGCATATGAATTCGGCTTACCTTGGACAACGGTTCAAGAAGCATTACGGCAGCTCCTTTAATGAATTTCTCCATGAATACCGCATTGAAGAAGCCAAGAAGCTGCTGCGGCGGACGGATATGTGCATATCTGATGTCTCAAGCCGGGTGGGCTATACGGACGCCGATCTGTTCGCTGCCAAGTTCAAGGCATTAAACGGGGTCACGCCTACAGTATATAAGAAGAGTTAA